The Anopheles gambiae chromosome 2, idAnoGambNW_F1_1, whole genome shotgun sequence genomic sequence atgtgtatgtatgtgtgtgtatttgtgtgagttttatctctttcatttttttttccttccgctAATTCTAAATCTATCCCTGGATTGTTAATGCATGTGGTGTGGCCCTTACCGATCTAATCTCTATATGCTGGGAGAAGAAgtaaagaaaagaacaaaaacgtACGCACAAACGATCGCGAGCGCACAAAATGTGTCTTTTCGTAAAGTTTTACGCCGACAGCAGTGGCGAGGATGCTACCCCGACCTAAATGGTTGTGCTTATTGGCTTTTTTATGGGCATTTTCCATCATCTGTCCATTTTCAAAACGAAACTAAAACTCAGAAAGGGCAAATAGATGTAAATTCGAGCGTGTTGCTGATTTGGAAGTAAGCAGGGGATCGGTTTGCGCATGGGAAAAAGTCCAAAAGACAAGGGAGCACCGGATATACCACCGCAGGCATACAGCGCCTGTGTTACTAAGAATGGGtctacattttgttttatatataTACGATACTTGAAAAAACTATCAAAAAAGCACATGGCAAAAGGAAAGTTCTTAAACACGAGGACTTGGGCAGCATCATCTATACCAAAGAATACCAACAACGACACCAAAAATCACGTGCTACTTGGATCTGTTTTGCTATCAACGTTACAGCGTATCGATTCGCCACCAGTAGAGCGTAagatctctctctttctcgctctctctctgtctataTAATTGCGTATATGcgtttaaatatttgataCTATTTTACCAATGCAATGCACCACTATCGGGGTCAAACATAGAAAATCAGTCGTTTTAGTGAGACAAACATGGAATCAAAACAAGGGTGGCTCTTTTCCCATAACTGATTCGCACAGAGAACCCACACACAACCAAGCAAAAAGAGAAGAGCACGCGTTGTGCCGCGAGCACGTGAAATGATTCCCAATAAGGTTGTcttgtggttgtttttgttttgttttgtatcctTTTACTATCACCATCCAAACGACaacatctgctgctgctgcttactgTCTGTCTgtatcatcaccatcatcatcttcatcagtCGTCCTTATGCCTAAAGTTAGTTTCTCCTGAGTGAGTGTACCCGGTTATCAATTCGCTTACACTGGGAGCGGCACACGCAACACgcgcgagagaaaaaaatgggaaagcaaatgcaaacgcacacacacaaaaagcccTCACAGGCAGGAAGGCAAATCGTaataaaggggggggggggatagtAGTAGCAATCGGCGGGTGTAAAACGTTTGCAATTGGaataaaagggaaaaatacaaaagattCACTCCACTCCTTCACTAAAACATTCACCACATCGGCGATCgggaaacacaacacacaaaagctACTGCTGCACATAGACCGTAGCGGGGTTCGCCTATCCAATTTTGCACACCATGCACGTGCGTGCGCACGTGTATGAAGAAAGACCTCGTTGCTATCGTTgcgtactttttttttggggtagGACAATCACGGTTGTCCCTTTTGTTTCTGCGTTTGCCGGGTTGCGCGTGCGCGCGAGCAGATTAGCTGATCATTTCGCGATACTTAAGCTTATGTTTCGAGAGCATTTCCGTGACGGTGACCAGCTTCTTGAGTGCGTTGTTCGTCTTGCTCATCGCTTGCAGCTCCGGCAGATACGAGACGCAGATGTGGTGCAGCGTGGCCAGTTCGCGACCTGTGTGACAGACAAAAGCGATTGGGTTAGCGAAAAGCATACAAAAGGAGCGCACGTTCAGCCCTACCTGCATCGGAGCTGGACAGTGTGGAGGAGCTGCTTTGCTCCTGCATGCATCCCGGCGGCGGGTTCGGATCCGTGACGGAGGACAGCTGATCcagaaacacgatcatgcGTTCCTTGTTCTTTAAGATGAATGGATTGACCACTTCCATGTACGGTTCCTGCGATTGAAATGACACCAGGAACGCGCATTAGCatttaaaaaagaatgaaGCCTGTTTCCCTCCTTGCTGCTACTCCTACCTTGCCGCCGAACTCGACGAGATTGGCCAgattttgcaaacatttcgCAACCATGATCAGCGACCTGGTCGCCATTTGGTGTGGCGTTTCATTGACTAGTCCGAATTGACGTGGGTTGAGCAGGGCGGGACAGAGCAGCCGCAGAAAGATGAAGCCGGAGACGACGCGGGTGCGCACCAGCCGCTCGCTCGGCGACGGCCACTTGGCGACGACCGCCTTCTGCAGACAGTTGCAGATGTAGCGCACCGTCCGGGGGCACGCGTCCGGCGAGGTGAAGATCGACTGCGTCACCTGGTCGAGTATCATCAGCAGAAACTCGGCGTTCGAGCACGCGTCATCGTTCACGTCCATCTTGGTCGGATTCAGCTCGGCCGACTGCTTGCTGTCCAGTATCCGCTGCACCGTGTCGGAGACGGCCGACTGCAGGAAGAGCGTACACTCGGCCCGCATGTACAGATCCATCAGCGTGGTGGCGAGCGAGGCGCCCCGGAACAGGGTGGAGGTTTCGTTCTCCCGAGCCACCTCCGCCTGGCACAGGATCCGCAGCAGCTCCGTCTCGCGCTTCTCGTGCCGGAACACCTTCAGCAGCGAGGTGGCGAGCGGGATGCGATCGTTGTGGCAGATCTCGGACAGGGCGCGCACCGCGTTCAGCTCCGACTCGACCAGCAGCTGCTGGAGCGGGCTGTACTCTTCGCACGGCATCACGAGATCGTCCAGGTAGCGGATGCGCAGCCGGATCGAGCCCCACTCGCCCATCGGCGTCATGCCGTTCAGCGGGAACCACTCCTCCGTCTCCTGCCCGTTCTTTAGGCTGCACAGATCGACCGTCAGCTCAGCGACCTCCGAGTCTTTGCCGCGTTTGCCCCGGCTCAGCACGGTGATCGTAACCGTCACCACATCCGGCGGCACGTCACTGGGAAgaaagaaattgttttattaaaatgccGTCCCGTTCGCGAACGTACCGCTCAGCGCCACTTACTCAAGCACAAACTCCTCCTCCCACACGGGATCGGGCGCGGTCTTGACGCGCGTTTTGCCCACCTTCACCTGGTTGAGCGAGACGACGCAGTACGGATGCGGTACCAGCTTGAATGGCAGCCGGTGCGCTTCCAGTATCTGAAGATTCAGGCAGCGCAGCTCACGCAGCCGCGGCACTTTCGACTGCGCCTTGCTGAGCTGCGACACGCAGTGCGACTTGAGGGCCGATATCCACTCCACGTAGCACTCCTGATTGTTGGCACAGAGATAGGTGATGGTGGCGAGACACGGGAGCGCCCGTTCGACGATCTGGAAGCAGTGCTGCCGCTCCCAAAACGATTCATGGCACTGTATTTTTTGTGAGGGacaaaagaggaaaataaaagattaaaTCCCTGATCCATTTCGTTCACCTCAcaggttctcatagttgtaggacacttccttgactctttcctaaGGGATGTGAACTTCAAATTTTGGAAATTGGAATCTAtggcacccttgttggacaggCTCTTTATAAATTCCTAtaggatttgtccaacaaggatgCAATATTGTCCAATTCcaattacattaagttcatttcacttgAAAAAGAGTCAATActgtgtcccacagctatgagaactcctgggaTATCCCTGTATCACACTCCTCTCCCTCCCCGCCGTACCTGATACAAGTAAGCGCACGAAAGATCGATCAAACCCTTCGGCTTGGTCTTCTTCGGGCTGTCGTAGAAGCAGAGGTGCGTTTCCGAACCCTCCACCAGCAGGGCAAAGAACAGCTGCTTCCACTTGGCCGTCTTGTCTGACTTCTTCAGCAGATAGCCATGGTGCTTGATGCCCTTCGTCTTCTTCAGCATGTTCTGGTCGCGGCACTCGCGCAGCGTCGCGTAGATCTTCTCCGCCGCGCTCGCCAGATTCGTCGGCGGATGGTACTCCGGCTGGCTGCCGTTGATGACCGGGTGCATCAGCGTGTGGCCCTCCACGATCTGCTCCTTCCGGTAGCGGTTGATGACCGCATCCAGGCACTCGAACGTCCGGCCGCCCATCAGATACCGCACGCCCTTTTTCTCGATCCGGAACCGCTGGATCTGATTGTTGATGTGGAAGAACAGCGAATAGTCGCCGGGCGAGTTATCGCTCGGCCGCACCAGAAAGCTGCCCGGGCCCGCCTTCACCAGCATGTCGACCGCTTCGTTCTTCGTGCACGTCGGGTGGAACCACGGGAACACGGTGTTCGGATCGATGGCCGGATCGAGATCCTCGACCAGCTCGCGGAAGATCATGCCCTGCTCGCCGGTCCGGTGGGCCGTCACCCACAGCCACCCGTCGCCCATGTCGTTGTGCACGAAGAAGATGTCACCCTTCTGGAAGGTCAGCTCGTCCGTGTCGGGCATCTTGGTGTAGGGCAGGATGGCCACCACCCGCTTCTTGTCGTTGACCGGTTCCGGCGGCGGTACCGGCTGTACCAACCGTTCGCGCTTCAGCAGGTCACTGCACGACGTGTAGTAGCCGACCAGATCGCTGAGCGAGAAAAACTGCCGTCCGCCGATGTAGAAATCGCCGCACACCGCCGTAATGCGGAAATGATTGATGCCGGTGCGGCCCAGGTAGCTCAGCACGTACGAGCCCGGCTTGCGGTCACTTTCGCGCACTGTTTGTGGTGGGGTAAACaggaggggagaaaaaaaagccaaccaTTGATTAACGTCGAAAGCTTGCAAGCTACCACAACCCCGCTCTTACCCAGATAACTGCCCAGCTTGGTGGTCGACTTTAGCCGCTGCTCGGCACTGTACCGATCCAGCCGCCCGTGGTACCACTCGCTCTCCGGGGGAGCCGTAATTGCCGGACGGTCGAATGCACCTGGTGCGAGGGAAATGTGGAAAAATGATAACGAACGGagcaacagtaaaaaaaacaacagggGAAAGTCCAATTATTAGCGAGTCCATACCGTTCAGCGTGGCCGGACCGTCGAACTCGTCCTGGTCCAGTTCCTGGGCGATGTCGGCCAGATCGATACCACCGCCGTCCTCCGAGCCGGTCGACGGTGAGCCGAGCTTGTCGCGATGGAAACCGCCGCCGAGCGCTCCGCCGCTGCTGCTTAACCGCATCATGTCACCCATGCCTTTTGTTCGCCGTCAATCTTACTTCCCTTTCTCCTTTCTTtacttcctctctctctctccgtcggCCTTTCTGCTTCACCAAAGTCGTACGCAATCGTTTGCTCACACCGTTTCCTTTGTTTGCACCGGCACCACGGCACCAAGCGCAACGGAATGCAACCGCAGCGGCGGGGCTAGTGCATTACACTGGTGCAGCGCACCACGATGACGAATCTGCAACGGGTGGTACTGCAActggaaaaaataaaagaaaaaaaaacaagaagagcACAGCACAAAGCGGAGCCGTCCTCGCGAGGAATTAGGATAAAGAAGgtggagaaagaaagaaaaaaacgcagagATATCACGGTTTGGTTGCCCTTTTCCGCGCAACGCACTACTAGCCTCGGCCTCGGGTGTGGGGGGCAGAAGTGGGAAAAAAGAagcgaagcaacaacaaaaaaatacaaagcaTATTTGGAAAGGCAACTCTCGGAGGCCCCGCAGGGCAATGTACACGcactgaacacacacacatacacacacacacatagaggaAAACATAGATAGCGCTGCCCCTGTGTGTGCCTCCGTCGCGTTCGGTGCAAATggaaatcgatttgtttttcctgCAATTCCCGCAacacctgcacacacacacccccccgATTGCTTCCCCACCACGGCAGATGTCGGGGGAGGAACAAAAGCGAAAAGCGACGGCAACCAAAACCGTGATGTTGACGGGGTTTAGTAAATCTCCATATTTCGAACACTCACATCCACTCCCATCCAGACGACCTGGACCCTGGTTTTTGGCAGCGCAACACAGCACAACGCACACACGGTCCACGGCTACGGCATGCTAATACGGATTTCTGTGCTGCGAACGGGGGCGGTGAGTTTACACTTTTTCACGGTACCACCAGAGCGGTTTTCCCAGCGGAAACTTTTTCGCGGATGTCCAAAATTTTCACCGTGATTAACGTCGACTTTCCCGTCCCGTGCGATAGTGATGATTAATCCTACCCCAGGGCGAGCGACTGaaagagtgagtgagtgggAGATATCGTCAACCGAGACGAGacagaaaagagaaagagtgcGACTTGCATCTCCGCGGAGAAAATCTTCTCGATGCTCTCACATCGCCCCATCTCTTTCGCACGGCTTGTTTACGTGCGCGTTGATGCTAGCGGGTTCGTTACTTTCGCGCGTCGCGACGTGATTCCCGTTCGCTGCCGCTCCTATCGGGCGGTGCGAGAAAACAAGCCGAAAAAACTGTTTTAGGTACTCAACACGGCTAATTTATTACACTCAAAATAACGCTACTAACAAGCTAAATTATGTTATGTACAGGACAAGGTGATTCTCTCTTTGTTCAACGCTAGATTTTACAAATCTAAAACAACAAGCCACGAGAAAGTAGCGGGACCGTCGTCCCGAGAAGGAAGGGAGCGATCCCATTTTTCTATCGCGAAGCAACTTACAGTACGTCTAAAAGTGTTTCGTGTTTGCTGCTCTGCCTCGTTAGATGCTGAACGATTCGCCACAGCCGCACGTGCCCTTGATGTTGGGATTGTTGAAGACAAATTCCGCCGACAGGTCCGTTTCAACGTAATCCATTTCCGTGCCTAGAAACCAACCACAAGTCTTCTTTTACACGTTCACCCATAGTTGGTCAGTTTTTATGGTCTACCTACCTAAAAGGGACAGTTGTGCCTTTTTGTCGATCAGTACTTTCACACCGTCCTGCACTACTTCCTCGTCCATTTTATCTGCATTTGAAACGGGGAAAAATAAGCATTAGCAATGGTGCGGTTTGGTCGCGGGAAACGTCAtgacactgcacacacactcggccAGAGCATGCcgctttgttttggttttatgtAATCAATACCGAAATGAGGGCGATGCTGCTTGCTCTGTTCCTGGACCAAAAACATATAAACACGTATACTACGAACCTTTCGTTGCAGCGTAATCCAGCGTGTAGGACAATCCGTTGCATCCCCTCTGTCGTACACCAACCTTGAGACCGATCTGcagataaaatgaaaataaaagcaatcaaTAACCATCACACTCAGGCATCGTAGGTTCGAAATGCACTTACAAATTCGTTTTTGCCTTCAAGAAGTTGCTTTATCCTGTTTACTGCTGCCGGTGTCTGATGTGGGGAAGGTAGACAATGAAAGCAAATGAAACGTTTAATGTCCTTTTTCCAAAACAGCTCGATCGATATCTTACCAGCGACAGTGCTGCTCTCATCGGCAGCAGCTTCCGATGCTTCACGGCAcgcacggtggcggtggccaCAATCTTGGAGGCCATTGTTTCACTGGAAATTTACTGCCCTCGCCCTTTCCCGGGTGCTGTTCTGTAGCGAGAGATGCGTGGAGATGACtattttatttacgttttcGATCACTATTTCACAACAATTGTTTTCCTTCGGCCGCACTCTCACCTCGATTTTGAAATATCCAAAGCAGATCTGCTTTGACAGCACCAGGCGTTTGACAGCTGAtttcagggggggggggggggtactttgttttggtttcgtaACTTGGCCTGTTTTGATTGTGTGGCGGTTTTTATTCGACGTTTTAATGTGAGCCTCAAAACAACAActgaaacaatatttaaagGCGATGcagtttttcattaaaatagaatattaaaatgaaaataaggGCAATTCAATTCAACTTTTCGCAGCGTGTCCTTATCGACAGCGCACAAGAGACAGAGATGGTAGAACAATAACAGTGCGTCTCTtactcgctctcgctctctctccctctcagcTGAATCGAGCTGTCATCTTCCGCGAAGAGAGATTGTTTGTGCCAGGGGCTGAGAATATCAACCGAAACCACCCCAACACAGTATATAAAAGGCAACAAGATGTTCATTGATGCTTGAAATTCATCTCAGGACGATCTATTCCCGTCCCTCAacacaaccagcagcagcagcacgcaagGCGCAAACAAAAGGCGGGTGACAAGGTGCTCGTGAAAATCAGTGTTTTTCCCTGCCCCACAGTCCAACGAAGGCGATCGTCATCAATATGGGCCAGGACGAGGAGGACACCGCGTTCAGCGAGAAGATTATCAACGAGATCGATGCCGTTTTCATGCGCGATCCGGATTTGTAAGTATATCCTGCCACCTCTGCTTGGTGGGCAAATTCCTGGCAAAGTCCTCTTTAGGAGCTGATGGGGGGCACCGAATGGGCCTCTTCCGAGACACACCAACGAGCCTTCGAGAGATCGTCGTGTCTCTGTTTGGTGTGTGCTTCCGCGAGATGATTACGCGGAAAGTGGAGCATCGCATCGCTAGACCGCCGTTCGGGTTCGCTCATCGGCGGCACTGATGATCTCGTGCGCCTGAGAGGTCAAATAAATTAAGCGAAGAATTAAAAGAAAGGCACGCCTGCTTGTGCGAAAGTCTTGTGCCGTGTGCGCGAGTTTTCGTGGCACGCATTCGTGGCACTTGCTAGCAGCACGGGTTCTTCCAACATTTGGACAACCGCAAACGCGCAAAAGCCCGATCGTTGCCGTAGTGTGTCCTTCACGGTTTCCTTTATGTTTTTGTGACTCTCGATGATTGTTTTCGTCTTTCGTATAGCGTGAAGGTACGGCGTCTTGGCCTTGAGCGAGACCTAGCGCAAGAGCGCAAAACGCGAGTGCAAACCTTCTCTCGGTAGGGATAGGCAAACGCTCCCCTTTCTGCCTGCAAAACGATCTGTTTGCGCGCGAGCATAGCCAGCGGGCGCGTACATTTGATTGAACGTAATTCCGCATAATTGGTGGCagcaatttattttgattaAGACGAAACTCCAGCCTCTCCCTGCTGGGTTGCACCAGTGTGGGGACACGCGCTCGCTCGCCCGTCCGTGTGCTGTCTCTGTAAATAACTCTCCCTTTCATTTCCGTTTTCTATTTCCatctcgtttttttctctcgccgTAGAGTTGGATTCGAAATCATACCGATGCCGCTGAATCAAAACAAGTCCCCGGTAATCCACCTGGAGCATAATCTCGGCCTACAGTCGTGGTGCGTGGAGTGTGTGTACGCGTACGCCCACCGTCTGATACTGCAGTACCGCAACGAGTGGCTGTCGTCGAATGCACTCCCGGTTGGCTGCGGGTCGGCCCCTTGGAATGCGTCCGACAAGGGTAAACTGTCCGGCGGGGGAGGTCTGGGGCCGGGcggaggcagcagcagcaccggcggGTGCACCAACGGTGGGAATGTACCGATCATCAAGTACCTCAACTGTGCCATACTGATCAACCCGGATGTGGCGACGTTTTGGAACCTGCGCCGGCAGCTATTTGCAAAGAACCGGCTGGACATCTCGAAGGAGTTCCATTTCTCGGCGCTCGTCCTCAGCAAAAAGCCCAAATCGAACGAAGCGTTCGCGTACCGGCGCTGGTTGTACCTGTTTCAGAGTGAGTAATTAGCAGGGGAGCGGTCAAAATCACACCCTTTGCCTTTGACACCGTCATTATCACCCACATCTGCTCTCTTTGACAGGTTCCGACGCGATCGATTGGGCGTTCGAGATCAGcctgtgcgaaaagtgtgcGGACAAGAGCAACACCAACTATCACGCCTGGTGCCACCGGCAGTGGGTGCTGATGAAGGCGCCCAACCTGCTCAAGTACGAGGTGTACCGGACGGAGAAGTTCATCCGCAAGCACATCCACGACTACAGCTGCTACAACCACCGGCAGTTCGTGCTGGCAAAGATGTTCGAGCTGTGCTActacgacgaggaggacgacggTACCGAGGAGCTGCCGGAAGCGGCCGGTCGCACCCCCCGCAAGTACAACGCTCTCTGCGAGCTGATCGAATCGctggccggtggtggtggtggtggtggcgctgtCCCATCACCCACCGACGACACCACGGTGAACGATTTGCTTCGCTACCTGCTACCTGCCATTACCAAAGAGCACGAACTGAACCAGCTCCGGGTGCGCACCTTCCTGTACTGCCTGAACCTGGCCGCGTACGATCTGCGTCTGTGCGGCGAGCTGGCCGCGCTGCACAGCGTGTCGCAAGCGCTCGAAAACCATCGCAAGTTTATGGTGAAATTTCTGATCGATCGGCTACGGGTCGGGCCGGGCTGGCTGCTAAATACCTCGAGTGCGGCCGCCCTGTACGCCAGCCCGGGCGGATACTGCGCCCAACCGCTGTCGAAGGTTACGCGGCTCGATGAGGACGCGAGCACGTTTCTCCAGGCGCTGAAAGCGAACGAGCTGCGCCGAACGCAGACCGACCCACGGCACGGCCAGTGGTGCAAACTGTTTCTGGGGCTCGAGctgggacagcagcagcagtagggcGGGCTAGGATTGTGCTAGGAACAGTAGCTCACATTCGCGCTTTCTCATCCTCCTAGTCCTAGTGTCCGTTGTTGGCCTGCGCCTTTTCGCTTCTTCAAACCCGTCAGCTGCTGCTTACGATGTTAAGTTTTCGATGAGAGTTTATGGATAGTTTATGTTGTTAGCCCATCCAACGAACGCAATCTTCTAGTGTACAAATGTGCAGTCAtgttcaaaaacaaaagcgaagCCAGGAGACGAATTCCCCTCGAACGCTTCTTCCCCCTCATCCTGTCGGCAGctgtggtgtgcgtgtgctggcACAAGCAGAATTACAATAAGTAGTAGTGAATTTTATCTCCTTAACAATCAATAAACgaaattaattttgagataGAAACACGTGTAGATTCTTATTGGAAAAAATGGAcgaaattaaatataaattccttttttcttaTGGCTCGGCTGAATCGTTCGTCTAACCACGCCATAAGTTtcatgctctctcgctctctcactctttctctctctttctctttcgcaaTCGATGCAACAGATCTCGCCCgtgccagtgtgtgcgtgtggtttgtgtgtgcactgtagtgatgggtaatcgGAATCGCACCCGcggctcggaatcgcttccgagcattgctactccggctccgattccgaaaaattcaaatagtcgattccgcccggagccgtcggagccgtccggagccgtcggagccgtccggagccgtccggagccgtcggagccgtccggagccgtcggagccgtccggagccgtcggagccgtccggagccgtcggagccgtccggagccgtccggagccgtccggagccgtccggagccgtccggagccgctagtcggcagctggagccgttggagctgtccggaatcgttggagccgtcggagccgttcggagccgtcggagctgttggagccgtcggagccgctagtcgtcagctggagccggtcggagc encodes the following:
- the LOC1273238 gene encoding iron-sulfur cluster assembly 1 homolog, mitochondrial, with the protein product MASKIVATATVRAVKHRKLLPMRAALSLTPAAVNRIKQLLEGKNEFIGLKVGVRQRGCNGLSYTLDYAATKDKMDEEVVQDGVKVLIDKKAQLSLLGTEMDYVETDLSAEFVFNNPNIKGTCGCGESFSI
- the LOC1273237 gene encoding protein prenyltransferase alpha subunit repeat-containing protein 1-B, yielding MGQDEEDTAFSEKIINEIDAVFMRDPDLVGFEIIPMPLNQNKSPVIHLEHNLGLQSWCVECVYAYAHRLILQYRNEWLSSNALPVGCGSAPWNASDKGKLSGGGGLGPGGGSSSTGGCTNGGNVPIIKYLNCAILINPDVATFWNLRRQLFAKNRLDISKEFHFSALVLSKKPKSNEAFAYRRWLYLFQSSDAIDWAFEISLCEKCADKSNTNYHAWCHRQWVLMKAPNLLKYEVYRTEKFIRKHIHDYSCYNHRQFVLAKMFELCYYDEEDDGTEELPEAAGRTPRKYNALCELIESLAGGGGGGGAVPSPTDDTTVNDLLRYLLPAITKEHELNQLRVRTFLYCLNLAAYDLRLCGELAALHSVSQALENHRKFMVKFLIDRLRVGPGWLLNTSSAAALYASPGGYCAQPLSKVTRLDEDASTFLQALKANELRRTQTDPRHGQWCKLFLGLELGQQQQ
- the LOC1273239 gene encoding ras GTPase-activating protein 1, with the translated sequence MGDMMRLSSSGGALGGGFHRDKLGSPSTGSEDGGGIDLADIAQELDQDEFDGPATLNGAFDRPAITAPPESEWYHGRLDRYSAEQRLKSTTKLGSYLVRESDRKPGSYVLSYLGRTGINHFRITAVCGDFYIGGRQFFSLSDLVGYYTSCSDLLKRERLVQPVPPPEPVNDKKRVVAILPYTKMPDTDELTFQKGDIFFVHNDMGDGWLWVTAHRTGEQGMIFRELVEDLDPAIDPNTVFPWFHPTCTKNEAVDMLVKAGPGSFLVRPSDNSPGDYSLFFHINNQIQRFRIEKKGVRYLMGGRTFECLDAVINRYRKEQIVEGHTLMHPVINGSQPEYHPPTNLASAAEKIYATLRECRDQNMLKKTKGIKHHGYLLKKSDKTAKWKQLFFALLVEGSETHLCFYDSPKKTKPKGLIDLSCAYLYQCHESFWERQHCFQIVERALPCLATITYLCANNQECYVEWISALKSHCVSQLSKAQSKVPRLRELRCLNLQILEAHRLPFKLVPHPYCVVSLNQVKVGKTRVKTAPDPVWEEEFVLDDVPPDVVTVTITVLSRGKRGKDSEVAELTVDLCSLKNGQETEEWFPLNGMTPMGEWGSIRLRIRYLDDLVMPCEEYSPLQQLLVESELNAVRALSEICHNDRIPLATSLLKVFRHEKRETELLRILCQAEVARENETSTLFRGASLATTLMDLYMRAECTLFLQSAVSDTVQRILDSKQSAELNPTKMDVNDDACSNAEFLLMILDQVTQSIFTSPDACPRTVRYICNCLQKAVVAKWPSPSERLVRTRVVSGFIFLRLLCPALLNPRQFGLVNETPHQMATRSLIMVAKCLQNLANLVEFGGKEPYMEVVNPFILKNKERMIVFLDQLSSVTDPNPPPGCMQEQSSSSTLSSSDAGRELATLHHICVSYLPELQAMSKTNNALKKLVTVTEMLSKHKLKYREMIS